GCTCGTATTCAATATAGCCGATGCAATAAGCAAAGAAGGAGTAGACGTCATTATCCTCGATGCCGACCTACCTCTTGGTAATATTGATCTATTTGCAGGAGTCAAACCTCTCTTTACATTGAAGGACGTAATCAAAGGAGAGAGGTCTTTAGATGAAATAATAATTGAAGTAAAAAAAGGTTTAAAGATTATTCCTACATCCTCAGGAGATACAGAACTTTGCCATCTTACAAACAAGCAGGAACTGAGTTTAGTTTCAGCTTTCGACAATCTCAAATCAAATTTCGACATTCTCTTGATCGATACGGATGCAGGGATTTCATCAAATGTAATATATTTTTCAACTATATCTCAAGAAATTGTTTTGGTTATAACACCTGATCCTGCATCTCTTCATGACTCGCTTGCGTTAATCAATATTCTTTCCAACAGGCATGGAGAAAAATCCTTCAATGTCATTGTCAATTGCGTAAAAAGCAAAGAAGAAATGGCTTCTATCTTTTCAACTTTTAGCAATATGGTTGATAAGGAAAACTGCGATGTTAGGTTGAATTTTATAGGGTCTTTGAACTTTGACAGCAAAATAATTAACGCCGTCAAAAAGCAAACAGCAGTTGCTGACCTTTATCCTAATTCATCCTCAGCAAAGGATATAAGAAAAATAGCCAAATCAT
This portion of the Candidatus Schekmanbacteria bacterium genome encodes:
- a CDS encoding MinD/ParA family protein: MKKEANLKKIITVTSGKGGVGKSTLVFNIADAISKEGVDVIILDADLPLGNIDLFAGVKPLFTLKDVIKGERSLDEIIIEVKKGLKIIPTSSGDTELCHLTNKQELSLVSAFDNLKSNFDILLIDTDAGISSNVIYFSTISQEIVLVITPDPASLHDSLALINILSNRHGEKSFNVIVNCVKSKEEMASIFSTFSNMVDKENCDVRLNFIGSLNFDSKIINAVKKQTAVADLYPNSSSAKDIRKIAKSLMAIPSKPVPKGSLQILLKDFLEQSRETVKL